The genomic segment ATTCTCGAGCCTTGGTTAATAAACCACACCTTGCTAGTCCTTCCACCATTACTGTATAATGTGTCAAATTGGAAGCCACTTCATACTGCTTCATTTCCACCCATATCTTCAATGCATTCTCAGGTTGCTCTAGTTTGAAGAACTTTGCAAGAAGTAAGAGAAAGGTATCTTCAGTGGGGCCTAAACCAGCTATCTTCATTCGATCAAGGACTTCAAAAGTTTCTTCAAAAACAATACCCTCAAGAAATGCATGGTAGGTTTCTATTGTTGGGCTGACATTCTCTTCTATCATGGTAGCCATTAAACTTCTAGCATCCTCTAGCTTTTTTGCCTCACACAAAGGACGAATCATCAAATTGTAAGTAGCAGAATCTCGCTGCAACCctgtttctttcattttgtcAAGAATTTTGAGAGCTTCCTTAAAGCAGTTCTCACGAGTTAATACGTAAACCAGAGAATTATAAACCTCAATGCCCGGGACCCAACCTCTTTTTTTCATCCCATCATAAAGTCTCAGTGAATCAAAAAGATTCCCAACTTTTGAAAAGCAAGAAATCATGAGTGTATAAGTAGTTGCATCAGGGTCAATACAATATTTTGACATTTCCCTCCAAATTCGCTTTGCTTCAAATACATCAACACATATATTACACCATCCATTGAGAATAATGTTAAATCCCTCGACCTCCAATGGGAAGAATTTCTTGTTAACAAGCATAAACTCTTCAGCCTCTTCAATGTTTCCATTTTTACAAAGAACATTCAATAGGAAGTAAAATGCTTCTTCATCGGGGGTCATTCTAAACTTATCCATAATGCGAAATGCATAAATAGCTTTGCCAGGAACATTTGCAGCTGCATATCTAGTAAACACCAGAgttaaaaacaacataaaactaAACAAAGAAATGGAAATTAAGAATTCTCTTTACAATGTGAAATAACTAAAAAGACGCCACATGAAAATTAAGTGAATCATCATTTCTTTAAAACTTGTACATGTTTACCATAATTCTCCATATAGTTTCCATGAGATAAACTCGAAAATCAAAGGACTTTAACCAAAATTATATTTCCATACCAGCTAATAAGCAAATTCCATTGAAACTGAAACGAGATCAAACTTTAAAGAACCAAAATTGAAGAACACAATCTCACCTATCAATCATAATAAGCATAGCTTTTCTAGTACTCATCAAGGACCTGTGCAAATCTCTAATCAAAATCCAAGCAGTATTGAACTTCCTATGATTACCCAAAACCCACACCATCAATTCACAAGCTTTCTCATCAACACAGCCCCATTTATCTCCCCATTTAAAAGCCAGAAAAGCAAGTCTCCACTCTTCTCTTAGTTCCCATATCACTGAATACACTAGATTCTGATTCGCTCTAATGCCTGACTCATCCAGAGAAGCCATAGCCTCTGCTTCAGAGGGAAAATGGGCAGCCATTTTGAGTGATTGGAGAAGGCCCATTTGAAGAGGTTCATGGGTTTGGATTCCTTGTTGAATGAGCTCAAAAGAGACGTTGAGATATTGAGTGGAGAAGGATTGGGAAGTGGAAAAATGGTGAGGGGATCGTGTGGATATTGACACTGTTCGATGAAATTCCGCAGAGAAAGAGATAGGATAATTGGAGTTATTCGAGGGAGAGGGAGGATGAGGGTAGGTGACGGAATAGAGAAGTGGGAAAAGGAGTCGGGAATGGGATATCTGTAGTCTTCTTGCAATTGTTAGGAGTGACATGAGTTGAGCTCAGGAGAAATGGGAATGGAGACTTGGGAGTGGAAATCTGAAACCATTTGCCTTATATAGCCTGTACAAAGGACAACTGGACCAAAGAGTAACATGGCAGCTAGGACAAAGTACTCAAGTAGCACCattgtgatttaaaatattttttatttaaaaatatattaaaataaaaaaagttattttttatattagtatattaaaaaatctaaaaatatataaaaaaataataattttaaatcaaaaatatttctaaatttaaaaaaacatccactttccaaacatattctaaattaactcaaaattgACCAATTCGTAATtagttgtaataataataataactatctAGAAGGTGGTCCAGTAGTAAGAATTTAGAACAAAGAGGTTTACTCTCTCTGTAGTCTCAGGTTTGAGCCTTGTGGTTGTTCATATGATAGTCACTGGAagtttacatgatcattaacttcagagCTAATGGGATTAGTCGAAGTACACGCAAACTGGTCCGGATAcacacgttaaactaaaaaaataaaaaaaattaatccttaTATGTTTTGGAGGCCACAGGCTACAAAGAGAGAGGGATAAAATACAAAAGGTATATCTTAACGAAACATATAAATGATTTGCATGTACTCAGAAGGATTAGCCAAGTTAGACGGTGAGCTTAAAAAGACTACTAGCATTTTGTTCATGCGCATTGCGATGATCACTGGCCATGTTCTGCTTGGGTAGAAATGAGAAAGGGCAAGAAAAGACATGGCAGGAGCGCAAAAGGAATTTCCCCAGAATACTCACTTGATTGGATAAATATGTAAATTAGGCTAGCAGGTGCCATACACTGTCAATGATGCTGGCCCAAATGCACTGCATGGCTAATCCTTCAAAAGGTATCGTTTCATCCTTTTCTCTTACCAAATTCACCTACATTTTCCCTGTCCCGACCATAGAGATCGTGCCTGCTAAATATCTTGCCGTCGAAGGATAAACATTAAGAAAACATCCACCCCACTTAGGACTAGAGTGGAGAAAACGTTTGCGAGAGAGCAAGATAAATCCTTCATATAATAATaccatcaagaaagacaacccTGGAATCGAGATATACAAATGCATGATTAGATtctatattaaaagaaaaaaagaatacatcATTTAATCACCACGTCTCAACTGCCAACATTAAGAATTTGAGTGAAACACATTGTCACAAAAATAATCAACGCGTTTTAGGTGCTGCGTGTTTTATGCATCCATTGAGGCATCCGATGCAACATTAAGTAAATTGCACACAGCCACTAATCTTTACCATCATGAATAAAACTCAAGGGAAGCCTTTAAAATACTCAATGGCCGAGACAAGAAAAGGGATGGTGGTACTTTCTAAGTTCATTCCATCACCCCAATAGCTCTCAGACTAGTATAAACGACCACCGCTAAAGGTATTTTCTTGCAAGAGCACGGACTTTGGTGTCAAAATGCGAAGATGCAATGCGGGAACCAGGCAAATAGAGGGGGTTGAGAAGAATCTGCAataaccaatattttttatttatcaacatagggaagaaaaaaccattaaaCATTTCAGTCACTAATCAATATCATAGCAGAGAAAGAGCAACGGTTACCCAGATGCAAAGCAATAGGGAAAAGAACATATTTGTCCCCTGACTAACACGTGATTCTCAAATGGctacccaataaaaaaattcccaatTGGATCCCCCATCCATGAAAGATTTCCACTATAAAAATCAGGGGAGCAATCTCTTTTCCTCACTCTCCCTTTACTTCACTTGTTATCTAATACTGTAGGGTTGTGATTGTAATCGATGACAGCAAAGTATATAGGGTATCATAATTTAAGTTTTGGAGAGTCATCCACTCCATTCTTCATCCACCAGTTCAACTAGCTTTTATTCTACCAtaggagaaaaaaacatgagccATACACCATCCACTATCTTCATGCTCATTTTAGCCAATATCAAACCATTAGCTCCACAAACACTCGATGCATTCATTTGTATCTAGCTGAACTATCGGTTCCGCTACCGCTTGTTGGGAGATCTGCTCTATCATATTGCACGTTGGTCTATGGGCCTATGCATATGAGATATTACATTATGAGTGCACAAAGCCTTCTACGCAGGTGTACAAGCTATTGGGTTATAGGCCTATCAATGTATATCAGCCACTCACTCTCTTTGTCCTCAATTAATGTAGGCTATTTTCCAAAACTCAGATGTGCATATATTTCAATAGATTTTGTAGCATGTGAGGCACAAAAGTAGCAGCAAAAACCGGTACGAGCATGACCAGGAATGAAAAGTGCAGGAAAGAAAATGTGAACTCAAATCTAAATTCTAACAAGATAGGAGCTGCAGATTCTCTCATGAAGTTGGAATGACATGAGTACAATGAGGTGCTTGAAGTTGACAGTGGCATTTTCTGGATCTTATACCCCAATATGATTGGGAAAGGAGTCAACTGCCCAGCtttgtttgttaatgttattctCTCATAATACCATGAACTTTGGCATAAGCAGCTAAATGAGTATAATTTCTCAGCATATAGAGCTATCCATAATCTTAATACAAAATACTGACTTGAACAAATCAGCATCTATGTTTAACAACGTATGCACCAAAGAGAATATGCTGTGTGTAAGAATTCAAAACTGGAGAGCAAGGAGTGGTTTACCTTTATATACAGCTCATGAACCTCCTGGAAAAAGCTCTTGATTCCATCATCATTGCGAGAGTCATGAAGTAGCATGAGTCTTGTATGTAAGATAAGTCAAGGAAAATATACACCAACAGAAAATGCAAAAAAGATAACATAAATACCATTATCCATTTTCTCTGCGTTCTTTTTGTCACTATAGCAATTAAAATCACAGACACAAAGGATATGACCTGCTGTAACATAAACTGATACCACCAAATCATTGAACCTGTCAATTGCTTTCAAATACCTGTGAAAAGGATGTGATAAACAAGATTTTAGGAGGCAATGTGAGCAATAAAACCAGAGTGGTCATTGTAGAAATGCATTGATTGATTCAGATATATTTTGAGAATTAGAAATTACATCGCACTGGTGGTCCATGCAAGATCCTGAACAATATCCAAAGCTGCGTGCAATATGAATTGATGCATCTGTGCAGCATCTTCCCTCTGTCATCAAGTAATTGGCTGGGTGTTAATCACAAGTAGCTTGTGAGGAAATCAAAATACAACCAGGgaacataacaaaataataaaaagatgacAACAATGGTGTTTCCAGAACCCAATAGAAAAGATAACAACTTCACCATGAAAGCATGTAAGCAAAGATGCACTCCCACACATCAGAAATTTGATATTAATGGTGTGTGCAGCAACTTCACCATGAAAGCATGCAAGCAAAGATAGACTCCTACACATCAGAAATTTGATATTAATGGTGCACGCAGCACTAACAGCTTGTTTGGGACCAATTATATGCTAGAATTGATTTCGACCACTTCAGGAGAATGAATTGATTGGATTtgctaatggtttttttttttttttttggaataggTTTTAAAATTGTGGAATTCATTTTACTTTAGTTAGTGAAAATACATCATTTACCCAACTTGCCTCATCCTTAAAAAACTTATTCCAATCATATGAGTGAGAGAAAGGGAGGGAGAGAAGGGTGCTAGTGggattaatttttaatggatTAATTCTGAAGCAAATCACACCCCTTTTAGTGTAATTTGCAAATCTATAAAAATCTCTAATTTTAATTGGTTGTAGAATTCATTTATGTCGCTTAAAGCTTTCCAAACACTAGAATTGGGTAAATGGTGTTGAAATGatttcatttctactcaaaTCTTAAGTTTTCAAATAGCCtgtaacttttttctttttttctttccctttaatttCTCTCCTAGATGCttcttatataaaattttaaaggtcACTTTATGACACAAATAGATCCTAGAACCTTTCTGCAAGTCCATAAGCATGAAACTATGCAAAAAGCTGTAAAATTTCTTCAAGTAGATTACCAATATTTAAAACAGCGACATCAGAGGTTTGTGAAAGAATTATTCCAAATCACATGTTCCCATTAACTTTGAAGCAAAGGCAGTACCAAAAGAACTTTCAAATGTTCTATCTTACACAGCACAATAAGCCTAATACCTTcaattctatgttttggaaatttGGTGAATAACTAAACATAAATCGGAATAAATGAAATAAGCAACATGAGAAAGATCAGAGAGCCAAAGAAACACAACAAAAACAGAACACAATTCTATATCAAGGCACTTTGGAAACAAGAAGTCAAGCTAATAAAATCAATCATATGCATTTTTCGCAAAAAATAGAGTTTCCAATCAAACAatcaatgaataaataaataggaaagattaagaagaaaagATGCGCATACTTTAGTAGCAGATCCAACTTCAGCTTCATATATAGGGATATCATCCCTGCTCACAATTATAAAACAAGCTGTGGTTGCCATCCTTCAACTACCCTATCAATCAAAAACTCACAATTCAGTAACAACAAGTAGATAATAATGCACCATTTAGTtacctagaaaaacaaaataataataataataataataataataataataataataataataatcatcatcatcatcatcttgacCCATTAAAGAAATAACTTTCGATAACAGTTAGGTGAGCTCATATTTTCCAAAGACAAGCAAAgattcaaaattttgaaaattttccgTATTTCAAAAAAGAGTGA from the Populus nigra chromosome 1, ddPopNigr1.1, whole genome shotgun sequence genome contains:
- the LOC133680943 gene encoding pentatricopeptide repeat-containing protein At1g80880, mitochondrial, yielding MSLLTIARRLQISHSRLLFPLLYSVTYPHPPSPSNNSNYPISFSAEFHRTVSISTRSPHHFSTSQSFSTQYLNVSFELIQQGIQTHEPLQMGLLQSLKMAAHFPSEAEAMASLDESGIRANQNLVYSVIWELREEWRLAFLAFKWGDKWGCVDEKACELMVWVLGNHRKFNTAWILIRDLHRSLMSTRKAMLIMIDRYAAANVPGKAIYAFRIMDKFRMTPDEEAFYFLLNVLCKNGNIEEAEEFMLVNKKFFPLEVEGFNIILNGWCNICVDVFEAKRIWREMSKYCIDPDATTYTLMISCFSKVGNLFDSLRLYDGMKKRGWVPGIEVYNSLVYVLTRENCFKEALKILDKMKETGLQRDSATYNLMIRPLCEAKKLEDARSLMATMIEENVSPTIETYHAFLEGIVFEETFEVLDRMKIAGLGPTEDTFLLLLAKFFKLEQPENALKIWVEMKQYEVASNLTHYTVMVEGLARCGLLTKAREYYAEMRSNGYSDDPKIQKMLKMPVQDKNDKRKKLGGQFKRNQHVSHKKGSMVGRKSH
- the LOC133680945 gene encoding uncharacterized protein LOC133680945 isoform X2 is translated as MATTACFIIVSRDDIPIYEAEVGSATKREDAAQMHQFILHAALDIVQDLAWTTSAMYLKAIDRFNDLVVSVYVTAGHTRLMLLHDSRNDDGIKSFFQEVHELYIKGCLS
- the LOC133680945 gene encoding uncharacterized protein LOC133680945 isoform X1; amino-acid sequence: MATTACFIIVSRDDIPIYEAEVGSATKREDAAQMHQFILHAALDIVQDLAWTTSAMYLKAIDRFNDLVVSVYVTAGHTRLMLLHDSRNDDGIKSFFQEVHELYIKILLNPLYLPGSRIASSHFDTKVRALARKYL